The following are from one region of the Silene latifolia isolate original U9 population chromosome 9, ASM4854445v1, whole genome shotgun sequence genome:
- the LOC141600696 gene encoding uncharacterized protein LOC141600696, producing the protein MQAHTIHVVSKADPIKYILSGPVLSGRLAKWAMLLKQYDLVFVPQKAVKGQAIADFFADHPVPAEWEISDDLPGEEIFYVDVLPPWQMYFDGAARQDGAGAGVVFVTPQNHLMPYAFTLTQLCTNNMAEYQALILGLQMAIEIGVRDMDIYGDSKLVVNQVLGEYEVKKEDLIPYHQQALQLLNQLDDIHVGHVPRSANKLADALANLAATLALGAEESMKVPVCNRWVVSSLEGEENVDTTNMICVYTVDEDD; encoded by the coding sequence ATGCAAGCGCATACCATACATGTGGTCTCAAAAGCTgatccaatcaagtacatactctcaGGACCAGTCTTGTCTGGAAGACTTGCGAAATGGGCAATGTTGCTTAAGCAGTATGACTTGGTGTTCGTGCCTCAAAAGGCTGTGAAAGGTCAAGCTATCGCCGACTTCTTTGCTGATCATCCAGTGCCAGCAGAGTGGGAAATTTCAGACGACCTCCCAGGAGAAGAAATTTTCTATGTGGACGTCCTACCTCCATGGCAAATGTACTTTGACGGTGCTGCAAGGCAAGATGGAGCTGGAGCTGGAGTTGTAttcgtaactccacaaaatcatcttATGCCATATGCCTTTACACTCACTCAGTTGTGTACAAATAATATGGCAGAATACCAAGCTCTCATACTCGGTCTTCAAATGGCGATCGAAATAGGTGTCAGGGATATGGACATATATGGAGACTCAAAGCTTGTGGTCAACCAAGTCCTTGGTGAATATGAAGTGaaaaaggaagacttgattccCTACCATCAACAGGCATTACAACTGCTGAATCAACTTGACGACATCCATGTTGGTCATGTGCcaaggagtgccaataagttggctGACGCGCTTGCTAATCTTGCAGCCACTTTGGCACTGGGGGCAGAAGAGTCTATGAAAGTCCCAGTCTGCAATCGTTGGGTAGTATCATCGCTTGAAGGAGAAGAAAATGTAGACACAACCAACATGATTTGCGTCTACACAGTTGATGAAGATGACTAG